AACTGTTACAGCCACTTTTTCCACTTACTTTACTCGAAACAGGGTCAAATTTTATTGAAACTGGCCCATAGTCCCTTCCAACGCCCTCCAGTTGTATGAGTTTCCAGTTTGTTTTACCAATGAAACTCCAGGCTCCGTTTTGAGTCGGTACCATAAATTCCATGATTGTTTTGCTACGTAAATCTTTAAAAATAACAGTGTTTTTTTTCCTTGTAATTTTTAATATTTTATTGTCCATTACACTGATAAACTCCTGTTCCAATCCCATTTTTTCTTCGTCACAGGCCATCATAGTACCTATGGGCGATGAAGTTTCGATATGGTTCTTTTTTGCAAGATTTTTATAATTTACGCTAAAGTTATTACATCCGCTTTTACCTTGTATGGTATTGTTGCCACTGTCTATAGTAATAAAAAAACCGGTACTGCTTACAGCTTTTCCATTTAGGCGTGTCAATATCATTTTCGTATCGTAAATTCCATCTGCTGATACAGATGATTTTAAAATATTTTTCAAGTTATATTGAGCGGCTGAGATATTACTGTTTTCTATTTTTACCTTTTCTATTCCGTAGGATACAGTTGATAAAAATAATAGCGCAATCAAAATGCATTTGTGTTTCATGTTTTTAATTTTTTGTATTTATAACTGATGTGCATCAAGGATCAAGTCAAAGCAAAGATTCATCCAATTAGTTTTTAATCATTAGGTGCTTTTGGTTGTTTTTGTAATTCTAAAAATTACTTCTTGAGTACGATTGAACTCCCAAAATTTAAAATTTGGACTTAATATTCCACATAGTACTTAAAATCATACTGATACCAATTCTATTTTGGCTTACTTCTTATATTCTTGGTTTCTTCGGCTTGAGCTAAAGCAATGAACTTTTTAAATAGAATATTTTCACATTTTTAATGATTCTTTCCACTAAAAGTACCTCCTCTCTGGTCAGAGGCTTGCTGGATTTCTTTTGACTCTTTTAAATATCACAGTTTAGGCCTTGCTTTAGATTTACACCTAAGCCCAGTAAAACTCTGTCTCTATTTTTTTCCTATTGAATTATAACAGATTCGCTGGAATATTAAGCCAAAACTGAAGTAAAAAATAACTCTACAGTCGATTAACCATATTTAAAATAGTAAATCCAACCATAGAGCATTATTTATATCCGCAAATTATTTATAATCAATGAACTTTAGAATTCAAAAATATTATATTCATACAATAAGCGACTACGCCAAATCAAAACGATCAAGGTTCATTACTTTATTCC
This genomic window from Flavobacterium sp. 9 contains:
- a CDS encoding META domain-containing protein — encoded protein: MKHKCILIALLFLSTVSYGIEKVKIENSNISAAQYNLKNILKSSVSADGIYDTKMILTRLNGKAVSSTGFFITIDSGNNTIQGKSGCNNFSVNYKNLAKKNHIETSSPIGTMMACDEEKMGLEQEFISVMDNKILKITRKKNTVIFKDLRSKTIMEFMVPTQNGAWSFIGKTNWKLIQLEGVGRDYGPVSIKFDPVSSKVSGKSGCNSFFGTYTTDGDFIVFSKIGTTRMACLDEQTGITEQKILGFLNQKLRFDLADQTLNFYLDDKLVMMFAI